A portion of the Pseudomonas synxantha BG33R genome contains these proteins:
- a CDS encoding DUF1345 domain-containing protein, producing the protein MPFLARTHPRLSSAAVLGLAVGILVPADTLASKILIGWNAGVWTYLILMLWLTIRAKAEDVKRIAEIEDENAGLVLFMVCIAAIASLATITFELVGSKDLATSERLLHYGFTGLTVIGSWLLIGVIFSVHYARLYYTWPGKEPALRFAEGLLTPNYWDFLYFSFTIGVAVQTSDVGVATRGLRKVVLGQSLIGFLFNTAILGFSINIAAGLFG; encoded by the coding sequence ATGCCCTTCCTCGCCCGCACCCACCCTCGCCTCTCGTCCGCAGCCGTACTGGGCCTTGCCGTGGGCATTCTGGTACCGGCCGACACCCTCGCCAGCAAAATCCTGATCGGCTGGAACGCCGGAGTCTGGACCTACCTGATACTGATGCTGTGGCTGACCATTCGCGCCAAGGCCGAAGACGTCAAACGCATCGCCGAAATCGAAGACGAGAACGCCGGCTTGGTGCTGTTCATGGTGTGCATCGCCGCCATCGCCAGCCTAGCGACCATTACCTTCGAACTGGTCGGCAGCAAAGACCTGGCCACCTCCGAGCGCCTGCTGCACTACGGCTTTACCGGGCTGACGGTGATCGGCTCATGGCTGCTGATCGGGGTGATTTTCAGCGTGCACTACGCTAGGCTTTATTACACTTGGCCAGGTAAGGAACCGGCCTTGCGTTTTGCCGAAGGCTTGCTCACGCCCAATTATTGGGACTTCCTGTATTTCTCCTTCACCATTGGCGTGGCCGTACAAACCTCGGATGTGGGCGTCGCCACCCGTGGCCTGCGTAAAGTGGTGTTGGGGCAATCGTTGATCGGATTTCTATTCAATACCGCCATCCTGGGCTTTTCGATCAACATCGCCGCCGGCCTGTTCGGCTAG
- a CDS encoding efflux RND transporter permease subunit, translating to MPQFFIDRPIFAWVVALFILLAGFLAIPQLPVAQYPNVAPPKVEIYAVYPGASAQTLDESVVSLIEQELNGADHLLYFESQSSLGSATITATFQPGTDPEMAQVDVQNRLKVVEPRLPQAVTQQGLQVEKVSAGFLLLVTLTSNDGKLDDVALSDYLARNVMNELKRLDGVGKAQLYGAERAMRIWIDPQKLIGFNLTPADVNAAISAQNAQVSAGSIGDLPGTNTQEITAAILVKGQLSTPAEFADIVLKANPDGSTVRIGDVARVEVGSQEYQFSTRLNGKPSTAVSVQLSPGANALSTATLVRAKMDELSRYFPANVEYKIPYDTSPFVKVSITKVVYTLLEAMALVFAVMFLFLQNVRYTLIPTLVVPIALMGTFATMLLLGFSINVLTMFGMVLAIGILVDDAIVVVENVERIMATEGLSPKDATKKAMGQITGAIIGITLVLVAVFLPMAFMPGSVGVIYQQFSLSMATSILFSAFLALTLTPALCATLLKPIAKGEHHAKGGFFGWFNKRFDQLTNRYEGWVAYALKRSGRYLLIYLVLLVGMGLLFSRLPSSFLPVEDQGYTITDIQLPPGASKNRTVQVAEQIEAHNAGEPGVGDTTMIMGFSFSGSGQNAALAFTTLKDWSERGSDDSAASIADRANMAFGDLKDAIAYAILPPPVDGLGTSSGFEFRLQDRGGVGHAGLMAARTELLDAAAKSPILANVRESALAEAPQVQLEVDRKQANALGVSFADVGNVLSSAIGSAYVNDFPNQGRMQRVVVQAEGDQRSQVADLMKINVRNNAGKMVPLSAFVEAKWTQGPTQLTRYNGYPAIAISGEAAPGHSTGEAMEEIQRLVSQLPAGLGQEWTGLSLQERLSGSQAPLLLGLSLLIVFLCLAALYESWSIPTSVLLVVPLGVLGAVLAVSLRGMPNDVFFKVGLITIIGLSAKNAILIIEFAKDLYDQGEDLIDATLKAARLRLRPIIMTSLAFILGVVPLAIATGASSASQQAIGTGVIGGMITATLAVVFVPVFFVVVMKLVRKRHKPN from the coding sequence ATGCCGCAGTTCTTTATTGACCGCCCGATTTTCGCCTGGGTGGTGGCCCTGTTTATCCTGCTGGCCGGTTTCCTGGCCATCCCGCAGTTGCCGGTGGCCCAGTACCCCAACGTCGCGCCACCGAAGGTGGAAATCTACGCGGTGTACCCGGGTGCCTCGGCCCAGACCCTGGACGAAAGCGTGGTCAGCCTGATCGAGCAGGAGCTCAACGGCGCTGATCACCTGCTGTATTTCGAATCCCAGAGCAGCCTGGGTTCGGCGACGATCACCGCGACCTTCCAGCCGGGCACCGACCCGGAAATGGCCCAGGTGGATGTGCAGAACCGCCTCAAGGTGGTCGAGCCGCGCCTGCCGCAAGCGGTTACCCAGCAAGGCTTACAGGTGGAAAAAGTCTCCGCCGGCTTCCTGCTGCTGGTGACCCTGACCTCCAACGACGGCAAACTCGACGACGTTGCGCTCAGCGACTACCTGGCGCGCAACGTGATGAACGAACTCAAGCGCCTGGACGGCGTCGGCAAGGCCCAGTTGTATGGCGCCGAGCGGGCGATGCGTATCTGGATCGACCCGCAGAAGCTGATCGGTTTCAACCTCACGCCAGCGGACGTCAACGCTGCAATCAGTGCGCAGAACGCCCAGGTCTCGGCAGGCAGCATTGGTGACTTGCCGGGCACCAACACCCAGGAAATCACCGCGGCGATCCTGGTCAAGGGGCAATTGTCGACCCCGGCGGAGTTTGCCGACATCGTGCTCAAGGCCAACCCCGACGGCTCCACCGTGCGCATCGGCGATGTGGCGCGCGTGGAAGTCGGCAGCCAGGAATACCAGTTCTCCACGCGTCTGAACGGCAAGCCCTCCACCGCCGTCAGCGTGCAGCTGTCGCCGGGCGCCAACGCGCTGAGTACCGCAACCTTGGTGCGGGCGAAGATGGATGAACTGTCGCGCTACTTCCCGGCCAATGTGGAATACAAGATTCCGTACGACACCTCGCCATTCGTCAAGGTCTCGATCACCAAGGTGGTCTACACCTTGCTTGAGGCCATGGCGCTGGTGTTTGCGGTGATGTTCCTGTTCCTGCAGAACGTGCGCTACACCCTGATCCCCACGCTGGTGGTGCCGATTGCGCTGATGGGCACCTTTGCCACCATGTTGCTACTGGGCTTCTCGATCAACGTGCTGACCATGTTCGGCATGGTGCTGGCCATCGGCATCCTGGTGGACGATGCCATCGTGGTGGTGGAAAACGTCGAGCGCATCATGGCCACCGAGGGCCTGTCGCCCAAGGACGCGACCAAGAAAGCCATGGGCCAGATCACCGGCGCCATCATCGGTATTACCCTGGTGCTGGTGGCGGTGTTCTTGCCGATGGCATTCATGCCGGGCTCGGTGGGCGTGATCTACCAGCAGTTCTCGCTGTCGATGGCCACCTCGATCCTGTTCTCGGCGTTCCTGGCCCTGACCTTGACGCCGGCCCTGTGTGCCACCTTGCTCAAGCCGATTGCCAAGGGCGAGCACCATGCCAAGGGTGGTTTCTTCGGCTGGTTCAACAAGCGCTTTGACCAACTCACCAATCGCTATGAAGGCTGGGTGGCCTATGCCCTCAAGCGCAGCGGCCGCTACCTGCTGATCTACCTGGTATTGCTGGTCGGCATGGGGCTGTTGTTCAGCCGCCTGCCCTCCTCGTTCCTGCCGGTGGAGGACCAGGGTTACACCATCACCGATATCCAGTTGCCACCCGGCGCCAGCAAGAACCGTACGGTGCAGGTGGCCGAACAGATCGAGGCACACAATGCCGGGGAGCCTGGGGTGGGTGATACCACCATGATCATGGGCTTCAGTTTCTCCGGTTCCGGGCAGAACGCGGCGCTGGCGTTTACCACGCTCAAAGACTGGTCGGAACGCGGCAGCGATGACTCGGCGGCGTCGATTGCCGACCGCGCCAACATGGCCTTTGGCGACCTCAAGGATGCGATTGCCTACGCGATCCTGCCTCCGCCGGTGGACGGCCTCGGCACCTCCAGTGGTTTCGAGTTCCGCCTGCAGGACCGTGGCGGCGTTGGCCACGCCGGGTTGATGGCTGCACGTACCGAGTTGCTGGACGCGGCGGCGAAAAGCCCGATCCTGGCCAACGTGCGCGAAAGCGCCCTGGCCGAAGCCCCGCAAGTGCAGCTGGAAGTCGACCGCAAGCAAGCCAATGCCTTGGGCGTGTCGTTCGCCGATGTGGGCAATGTGCTGTCTTCCGCGATCGGCTCGGCTTACGTCAATGACTTTCCCAACCAGGGCCGTATGCAGCGCGTGGTGGTGCAGGCCGAAGGCGACCAGCGCAGCCAGGTGGCCGACCTGATGAAGATCAACGTGCGCAACAACGCCGGCAAGATGGTGCCGCTGTCGGCGTTTGTCGAAGCCAAGTGGACCCAAGGCCCGACGCAGTTGACCCGCTATAACGGCTACCCGGCCATCGCCATCAGCGGTGAAGCGGCGCCGGGGCACAGCACCGGCGAGGCCATGGAAGAAATCCAGCGCCTGGTCAGCCAGTTGCCCGCCGGCCTGGGCCAGGAATGGACCGGGTTGTCCTTGCAGGAGCGCTTGTCCGGCTCCCAGGCACCGCTGCTGTTGGGCCTGTCATTGCTGATCGTGTTCCTGTGCCTGGCGGCGCTGTACGAGAGCTGGTCGATCCCAACCTCGGTATTGCTGGTGGTGCCACTGGGGGTACTGGGCGCGGTGTTGGCCGTGTCGCTTCGCGGGATGCCCAACGACGTGTTCTTCAAGGTCGGCTTGATCACCATCATCGGCCTGTCGGCGAAGAACGCGATCCTGATCATCGAGTTTGCCAAGGACCTATATGACCAGGGCGAGGACTTGATCGACGCCACCTTGAAGGCGGCGCGGTTGCGATTGCGGCCGATCATCATGACGTCCCTGGCGTTTATCCTCGGCGTGGTGCCGCTGGCAATTGCCACCGGGGCCAGTTCGGCCAGCCAGCAGGCGATTGGTACCGGTGTGATTGGCGGGATGATCACGGCGACATTGGCGGTGGTGTTTGTGCCGGTGTTCTTCGTGGTGGTGATGAAGCTGGTGCGCAAGCGCCATAAACCAAACTGA
- a CDS encoding LysE family translocator produces the protein MQSTLFPFMLFACVASITPGPTNILVLSNSARYGFKAALPIIFGACAGAAGIVLLVGCGIGQSLVQMPKVQTAMQWVGVAWLSVLAWRIFSAPAQAIQADARQKPLGLSGAAALQLVNPKTWMMALAVVSVFAGTGAQRESQVMYLSLVFFLISLPCLGLWALLGSGSARIVRSAHAMQWFNRAMALVLLAATWVSVFR, from the coding sequence ATGCAGTCCACGTTGTTCCCTTTCATGCTGTTTGCATGCGTCGCCTCCATTACCCCCGGCCCCACCAATATCCTGGTGCTGAGCAACAGCGCCCGTTACGGTTTCAAGGCTGCGCTGCCGATCATTTTCGGTGCCTGCGCGGGAGCTGCGGGGATCGTGCTGCTGGTGGGCTGCGGGATCGGTCAGTCGCTGGTGCAAATGCCCAAGGTGCAAACCGCGATGCAATGGGTCGGCGTAGCCTGGCTGAGTGTCCTGGCCTGGCGAATCTTCAGCGCCCCGGCTCAAGCCATCCAGGCCGATGCCAGGCAAAAACCCTTGGGCCTGTCCGGTGCCGCAGCGCTGCAATTGGTCAACCCCAAGACCTGGATGATGGCGCTGGCAGTGGTGAGCGTATTTGCGGGTACTGGCGCGCAACGCGAGAGCCAGGTGATGTACCTGTCATTGGTGTTTTTTCTGATTTCACTTCCCTGCCTGGGTCTGTGGGCACTGCTGGGCTCGGGTTCAGCCCGGATAGTGCGGTCGGCCCACGCCATGCAATGGTTCAATCGCGCGATGGCGCTGGTGCTGCTAGCTGCAACCTGGGTGAGCGTGTTTCGCTGA
- a CDS encoding sugar phosphate isomerase/epimerase family protein — translation MHKYPVSISLSSYGADLVRQQGQLSFVALLNAAGAQRIEWREELLTREQPAELAQAAAEQGLESVFSSPLELWVAGRAQPNAELAATLDSAQAFGSGWLKVSLGYFTDTNDLESLHALLNRHPVKLLVENDQTLHGGRIEPMQRFFTEVERLGLPVKMTFDIGNWQWQDQSALTAARLLGRHVDYLHCKAVARRPDGKLVALPPGATDLHLWEQLLKHMTQGITRAVEFPLQGDDLVEVTAQQVATLACLGQPRVENAHV, via the coding sequence ATGCATAAATACCCCGTCTCCATCAGCCTTTCCAGCTACGGCGCCGACCTCGTCCGCCAGCAGGGCCAATTGAGTTTTGTCGCGCTACTCAACGCCGCCGGTGCCCAGCGCATCGAATGGCGGGAAGAGTTGCTGACCCGCGAACAACCCGCCGAACTGGCCCAAGCCGCCGCTGAACAGGGCCTGGAATCAGTCTTTTCCTCGCCCTTGGAGCTGTGGGTCGCCGGCCGTGCGCAGCCCAATGCCGAGCTGGCCGCCACCCTGGACAGCGCCCAGGCCTTTGGCTCGGGCTGGCTGAAGGTCTCGCTCGGTTACTTCACCGACACAAACGACCTGGAAAGCCTGCACGCCTTGCTCAACCGTCACCCGGTCAAGCTGCTGGTGGAAAACGATCAGACCCTGCACGGTGGGCGTATTGAACCCATGCAACGGTTTTTCACCGAGGTCGAACGCCTGGGCCTGCCGGTGAAGATGACCTTCGATATCGGCAACTGGCAGTGGCAAGACCAATCTGCGCTGACCGCTGCACGCCTGCTGGGCCGGCATGTGGACTACCTGCATTGCAAGGCCGTGGCCCGTCGCCCGGACGGCAAGCTGGTGGCCTTGCCACCCGGCGCCACCGACCTGCATCTGTGGGAACAACTGCTCAAGCATATGACTCAAGGTATTACGCGGGCGGTGGAATTTCCGTTGCAGGGCGATGATCTGGTCGAGGTCACTGCGCAACAAGTCGCCACCCTCGCCTGCCTTGGCCAACCCCGCGTGGAGAACGCCCATGTCTGA
- a CDS encoding LacI family DNA-binding transcriptional regulator, whose protein sequence is MNNFSAAQRSRVTMLDVAERAGVSKASVSRFIGDDRALLSDAIALRIEQAIDELGYRPNQMARGLKRGRTRLIGMLVADIRNPYSIAVMHGVETACRQHGYSLVVCNTDRDDEQERQHLAALRSYNIEGLIVNTLGHHLDQLLELQREMPLVLVDRKVEPLHSDLVGLDNPAAVRIALEHLEQQGYRDVLLVSEATDGTSSRLERLESFTTEIAKRPALTGAVVELNGELEKRLQAFLAKPGPKALFCANGVAALACTRALKALGCELFTDVGLIALDDLDWYPLVGNGITALAQPTQAIGASAFDCLLKRLRGDTAPTRTLDFLPELIIRGSTQSPVGAGLLANAIDQPLLR, encoded by the coding sequence GTGAACAACTTTTCCGCCGCCCAGCGCAGCCGCGTGACCATGCTCGATGTCGCCGAGCGCGCTGGCGTGTCCAAGGCCAGCGTGTCGCGCTTCATCGGCGATGACCGCGCCTTGCTCTCCGATGCCATCGCCCTGCGTATCGAACAGGCTATCGACGAACTCGGCTATCGCCCCAACCAGATGGCCCGCGGCCTCAAGCGTGGGCGCACGCGCCTGATCGGTATGCTGGTGGCCGATATCCGCAACCCCTATTCCATTGCCGTGATGCACGGCGTCGAAACCGCCTGCCGCCAGCACGGCTACAGCCTGGTGGTGTGCAACACCGACCGCGATGACGAACAGGAGCGCCAACACCTGGCAGCGCTGCGCTCGTACAACATCGAAGGGTTGATCGTGAACACCCTCGGCCACCACCTCGACCAACTGCTGGAACTGCAACGGGAAATGCCGCTGGTGCTGGTGGACCGCAAGGTCGAGCCGTTGCACAGCGACCTGGTCGGGCTGGACAACCCGGCAGCGGTACGTATTGCGCTAGAGCATCTTGAGCAACAGGGTTATCGCGACGTGCTGCTGGTGAGCGAAGCCACCGATGGCACCAGCTCGCGCCTTGAGCGCCTGGAGAGTTTCACCACCGAGATTGCCAAACGCCCGGCGTTGACCGGTGCCGTGGTTGAGCTGAACGGCGAACTGGAAAAACGTCTGCAAGCCTTTCTCGCCAAGCCCGGCCCCAAGGCGCTGTTTTGCGCCAACGGTGTTGCTGCGCTGGCCTGCACACGTGCGCTCAAGGCATTGGGTTGCGAGCTGTTCACCGATGTGGGCCTGATTGCCCTGGATGACCTGGACTGGTACCCGCTGGTGGGTAACGGCATCACCGCCCTCGCCCAGCCGACGCAAGCGATTGGTGCCAGCGCTTTTGACTGTTTGCTCAAGCGTCTGCGCGGCGATACCGCCCCCACGCGCACCCTGGATTTTTTACCCGAGCTGATTATCCGCGGCTCGACACAATCCCCTGTGGGAGCGGGCTTGCTCGCGAACGCGATAGATCAGCCACTCTTGCGCTGA
- a CDS encoding sugar kinase: MSEIDILSFGETMAMFVAEQTGDLAQVAQFHKRIAGADSNVAIGLSRLGFNVAWLSRVGDDSLGRFVVDTLGKEGIDCRHVAVDPLHPTGFQLKSREEAGADPQVEYFRKGSAASHLSIADISPALLQARHLHATGIPPALSDATRELSFELMTQMRNAGRSVSFDPNLRPSLWASQTQMIREINALAALADWVLPGLGEGRLLTGFEDPADIAAFYLDQGAEAVAIKLGPEGAYYRTHMDQGFVAAVKVEKVVDTVGAGDGFAVGMISALLENSSFPEAVQRANWIGSRAVQSRGDMEGLPTRAELPTRSVA, translated from the coding sequence ATGTCTGAGATCGATATCCTGTCGTTTGGTGAAACCATGGCGATGTTTGTCGCCGAGCAGACCGGCGATCTGGCCCAGGTCGCGCAGTTTCACAAACGCATTGCCGGCGCCGACAGCAATGTCGCGATTGGCTTGTCGCGCCTGGGGTTCAACGTGGCATGGCTGAGCCGAGTCGGTGACGATTCCCTCGGACGCTTTGTGGTCGACACGCTGGGCAAGGAAGGCATTGATTGCCGCCATGTGGCCGTCGACCCGTTGCATCCCACCGGGTTTCAGCTCAAGTCGCGCGAAGAGGCCGGCGCTGATCCTCAGGTCGAGTACTTTCGCAAAGGCTCGGCGGCCAGCCATTTGTCCATCGCCGATATCAGCCCTGCGTTGTTGCAAGCCCGCCATCTGCACGCTACCGGGATTCCACCGGCATTGTCCGATGCCACCCGTGAACTCTCCTTCGAACTGATGACGCAGATGCGCAACGCCGGGCGCAGCGTGTCGTTCGACCCGAACCTGCGCCCCTCGCTCTGGGCCAGCCAGACGCAGATGATCCGCGAAATCAATGCCCTGGCCGCTCTGGCGGACTGGGTGTTGCCGGGCCTGGGTGAAGGCCGCCTGCTCACCGGTTTCGAAGATCCTGCGGATATCGCTGCGTTCTACCTCGACCAGGGCGCCGAAGCCGTGGCGATCAAGCTCGGCCCCGAAGGCGCTTATTACCGCACCCACATGGACCAGGGCTTTGTCGCCGCCGTAAAGGTGGAAAAAGTCGTGGACACCGTCGGCGCCGGCGACGGCTTTGCCGTGGGCATGATCAGTGCCCTGCTGGAAAACTCAAGCTTCCCCGAGGCGGTGCAGCGCGCTAACTGGATCGGCAGCCGCGCCGTGCAGAGCCGTGGCGATATGGAGGGTTTGCCGACCCGCGCCGAATTACCCACTCGATCCGTTGCATAG
- a CDS encoding AraC family transcriptional regulator: MTAHNWIDLSQDADTGIETLRAHFEGHAYDPHWHDSYLIGVTEQGVQQFNCRRTRHNSVPGQVFLLEPDELHDGDAPTVDGFTYHMLYLNPQWLAREVSAVFEEAPANSQLSFANTLICDPRLALATSQAFQSLHSSELRIVRQRAMDQLLELITGQLYWRTRYHPDPRLPQVAHKAREYLHAHLHHDVGMDELARACNVDRFRLTRAFKSAFGLAPHAYLVQLRLARARHLLAKGEPPAQVATLLGFADQSHLGRWFMRAYGLTPAAYRKRCSNLPDR; this comes from the coding sequence ATGACCGCGCACAATTGGATCGACCTTTCCCAGGACGCCGACACCGGCATCGAGACGTTGCGCGCGCATTTTGAAGGCCACGCCTACGACCCCCATTGGCACGATAGCTACCTGATCGGCGTCACCGAACAAGGCGTGCAGCAGTTCAATTGCCGCCGCACCCGCCATAACAGCGTACCCGGCCAGGTGTTCCTGCTGGAGCCCGACGAGTTGCATGACGGCGACGCACCAACGGTAGATGGCTTCACCTATCACATGCTCTACCTCAACCCGCAATGGCTGGCGCGGGAAGTGAGTGCGGTGTTTGAAGAGGCGCCTGCCAACAGCCAGTTGAGCTTTGCCAATACCTTGATCTGCGACCCACGCCTGGCGTTGGCCACCAGCCAAGCGTTCCAGTCGCTGCATAGCAGCGAATTGCGCATCGTGCGCCAGCGTGCGATGGACCAGTTGTTGGAGCTCATCACCGGCCAACTTTACTGGCGCACCCGTTATCACCCAGACCCGCGTCTGCCACAGGTGGCCCACAAGGCCCGGGAATATCTGCATGCACATCTGCATCACGACGTGGGTATGGATGAACTCGCGCGAGCCTGCAACGTCGACCGTTTCCGCCTGACCCGTGCCTTCAAGAGCGCCTTCGGCTTGGCACCCCATGCTTATCTGGTGCAACTGCGCCTGGCGCGTGCCCGGCACTTGTTGGCTAAAGGCGAACCGCCAGCGCAAGTGGCCACTCTGCTGGGCTTTGCCGACCAGAGCCACCTGGGCCGCTGGTTTATGCGCGCCTACGGCCTGACCCCGGCGGCCTATCGCAAGCGTTGCTCAAATCTTCCAGACAGGTAG
- a CDS encoding MFS transporter, giving the protein METVKLATRRWWYIMPIVFITYSLAYLDRANYGFAAASGMAEDLMITPGMSSLLGALFFLGYFFFQVPGAIYAQKRSVKKLIFVSLILWGGLATLTGVVSNAYMLIVIRFMLGVVEAAVMPAMLVYLCHWFTRAERSRANTFLILGNPVTMLWMSVVSGYLVQHFSWRWMFIIEGLPAVLWAFIWWKLADERPKDAKWLSDAEKHSLETALAAEQVGIKAVKNYAEAFRSPKVIILALQFFCWSIGVYGFVLWLPSILKAGLQMDMVEAGWLSALPYLAAVIGMLVVSWGSDKLQKRKRFVWPPLLIASIAFYASYVLGAEHFWWSYTLLVIAGACMYAPYGPFFAIVPEILPANVAGGAMALINSMGALGSFGGSYLVGYLNSSTGSPGASYLLMSGALLLSVVLTIFLKPGASDRSPVPTLELKVKTS; this is encoded by the coding sequence ATGGAAACCGTGAAACTCGCCACCCGTCGCTGGTGGTACATCATGCCTATCGTGTTTATCACCTACAGCCTGGCCTACCTGGACCGCGCCAACTACGGCTTCGCCGCCGCGTCCGGCATGGCCGAAGACCTGATGATCACGCCCGGCATGTCCTCGCTGCTCGGCGCACTGTTTTTCCTTGGCTACTTTTTCTTCCAGGTGCCGGGGGCGATCTACGCGCAAAAGCGCAGCGTCAAGAAACTGATCTTCGTCAGCCTGATCCTCTGGGGCGGCCTGGCGACCCTGACCGGCGTGGTGTCCAACGCCTATATGCTGATCGTCATCCGCTTCATGCTCGGGGTGGTCGAAGCGGCGGTGATGCCGGCCATGCTGGTGTACCTGTGCCACTGGTTCACCCGTGCCGAACGCTCGCGGGCCAACACCTTCCTGATCCTCGGCAACCCGGTGACCATGCTGTGGATGTCGGTGGTGTCGGGCTACCTGGTGCAGCATTTCAGCTGGCGCTGGATGTTCATCATCGAGGGCCTGCCGGCGGTGTTGTGGGCGTTTATCTGGTGGAAGCTGGCCGATGAGCGCCCCAAGGATGCCAAGTGGCTGAGCGACGCCGAAAAGCACAGCCTGGAAACCGCCCTCGCCGCCGAGCAGGTGGGAATCAAGGCCGTGAAGAACTACGCCGAGGCGTTCCGTTCGCCCAAGGTGATCATCCTTGCCCTGCAATTCTTCTGCTGGAGCATTGGCGTGTATGGCTTTGTGCTGTGGCTGCCGTCGATCCTCAAGGCCGGCTTGCAGATGGACATGGTCGAAGCCGGCTGGCTGTCGGCTCTGCCCTACCTGGCGGCGGTGATCGGGATGCTGGTGGTGTCCTGGGGCTCGGACAAACTACAAAAGCGTAAGCGCTTTGTGTGGCCACCGCTGTTGATTGCATCGATTGCGTTTTACGCCTCTTACGTACTCGGCGCCGAGCACTTCTGGTGGTCCTATACCTTGCTGGTGATCGCCGGGGCCTGCATGTACGCCCCCTATGGCCCGTTCTTCGCCATCGTTCCGGAAATCCTCCCGGCCAACGTCGCCGGTGGCGCCATGGCGCTGATCAACAGCATGGGCGCGCTGGGCTCGTTCGGTGGCTCTTACCTGGTGGGCTACCTCAACAGCAGCACCGGCTCGCCTGGCGCTTCGTACCTGTTGATGAGCGGCGCGTTGCTGCTGTCGGTGGTGCTGACGATTTTCCTCAAGCCCGGCGCCAGTGACCGCTCGCCGGTGCCAACCCTGGAGTTGAAGGTAAAAACCTCATGA
- a CDS encoding bifunctional glyoxylate/hydroxypyruvate reductase B encodes MKKSVVLYKKLSAPLMARLHEQAEVTLIDALDEAGLAKLRDALPGAHGLLGASLRLDAQLLDLAPKLEAVASVSVGVDNYDIDYLTQRGILLSNTPDVLTETTADTGFALILATARRVVELADMVRAGQWNKNIGPAHFGSDVHGKTLGIIGMGRIGEALAQRGHFGFGMPVIYHSHSPKPAVEARFGAQYRSLQDLLKEADFVCLTLPLTAETEKLIGAQEFALMGAETIFINISRGKVVDEAALVEALQQRTIRAAGLDVFEKEPLDHASPLLRLNNVVATPHIGSATHETREAMAKCAVDNLLQALSGERPQNLVNPGAWKQ; translated from the coding sequence ATGAAAAAGTCCGTTGTGTTGTACAAGAAACTCTCCGCGCCGCTGATGGCTCGCCTGCATGAGCAGGCCGAGGTCACGCTGATCGATGCACTGGATGAGGCCGGCCTGGCCAAACTGCGCGATGCGCTGCCCGGCGCCCATGGCCTGTTGGGTGCAAGCCTGCGCCTGGACGCCCAGTTGCTCGACCTGGCACCCAAGCTGGAAGCAGTGGCCAGCGTTTCGGTCGGGGTCGACAACTACGACATCGATTACCTGACCCAACGCGGCATCCTGCTCAGCAACACCCCGGATGTGCTCACCGAAACCACCGCCGACACCGGCTTTGCGCTGATCCTGGCGACCGCCCGGCGTGTGGTCGAGTTGGCCGACATGGTGCGTGCCGGCCAGTGGAACAAGAACATCGGCCCGGCGCATTTTGGCAGCGATGTGCATGGCAAGACGTTGGGTATCATCGGCATGGGCCGCATCGGCGAAGCCTTGGCCCAGCGTGGGCATTTTGGCTTCGGCATGCCGGTGATCTACCACAGCCATTCGCCAAAGCCTGCGGTGGAGGCGCGCTTTGGCGCGCAGTACCGAAGCTTGCAGGACTTGCTCAAAGAAGCGGATTTTGTTTGCCTGACGTTGCCGCTGACGGCTGAAACCGAGAAGTTGATTGGCGCGCAAGAATTCGCGTTGATGGGGGCGGAGACGATCTTCATCAATATCTCACGGGGCAAAGTAGTGGACGAAGCGGCACTGGTCGAGGCTCTGCAGCAGCGCACTATCCGCGCGGCGGGGTTGGATGTATTCGAGAAAGAACCGCTGGATCACGCATCACCGCTGCTGCGCTTGAACAACGTGGTGGCGACGCCGCATATCGGCTCAGCCACCCATGAAACGCGCGAGGCGATGGCCAAGTGTGCGGTGGATAATCTGCTGCAGGCGTTGTCGGGCGAGCGACCGCAAAACCTGGTGAACCCTGGGGCCTGGAAGCAATAA